A window from Plectropomus leopardus isolate mb chromosome 21, YSFRI_Pleo_2.0, whole genome shotgun sequence encodes these proteins:
- the LOC121960901 gene encoding neutral cholesterol ester hydrolase 1-like, with protein sequence MRLRLAGAVLLSAAAYYVYLPLPSGVSEPWKLMLLDALFRSFMQASDVAHALGVCHRVHLLNQVVSWVEEIEARSCPAVHVTDSSLGGVPARVFQPKAGRQLKRGVIYFHGGGWALGSGRMRSYDLLCREMAKDLDAVVMSVDYRLAPEAVFPDQYHDALAASRAFLSAQVLERYGIDPERVCVSGDSAGGNLAAAVAQELSSDDSLTAKFKLQALIYPVLQALDFYTPSYQQNRAVPILYRPIMARFWLQYLGADTSLEPLLLANNHSSLDQPAISASTRSKLDWTALLPAERRKDFTPVVKETGSPGVMGEVPELVDVRAAPLLADQGVLGRTPKAYVMTCEFDVLRDDGLMYVRRLQDAGVTVTSDHYEDGFHGCMVFAFLPMMSSVGQRSMNNYIHWLDQNL encoded by the exons ATGAGGCTCCGTTTGGCCGGAGCCGTGCTGCTGTCGGCGGCCGCATACTACGTCTACCTGCCGTTACCGAGCGGCGTGAGCGAGCCGTGGAAGCTGATGCTGCTGGACGCGCTGTTCCGGAGCTTCATGCAGGCG agtgACGTGGCTCACGCGCTGGGTGTGTGTCATCGGGTCCACCTGCTGAACCAGGTGGTGTCGTGGGTGGAGGAGATCGAGGCTCGCTCCTGCCCCGCCGTGCACGTGACCGACTCCTCGCTGGGCGGCGTCCCCGCCAGAGTCTtccagccgaaggcggggaggCAGCTGAAAAGGGGAGTCATATACTTTCACGGTGGAGGATGGGCTCTGGGCAGCGGAC GGATGAGATCATACGACCTTCTTTGTCGGGAAATGGCGAAGGACCTGGACGCTGTCGTCATGTCTGTCGA TTACCGTCTTGCTCCAGAGGCGGTGTTCCCGGATCAGTACCACGATGCGTTGGCGGCGTCGCGGGCTTTCCTGTCGGCGCAGGTTTTGGAGCGCTACGGCATCGAtccagagagagtgtgtgtgtccggGGACAGCGCCGGGGGAAAcctggctgctgctgtggcaCAGGAG CTGAGCTCAGACGACTCTCTGACGGCGAAGTTCAAGCTCCAGGCGCTCATCTACCCCGTGCTGCAGGCGCTCGACTTCTACACCCCGTCCTACCAGCAGAACCGGGCCGTGCCCATCCTCTACAGGCCCATCATGGCTCGTTTCTGGCTGCAGTACCTGGGCGCCGACACCTCCCTGGAGCCGCTCCTGCTCGCCAACAACCACAGCTCCCTGGACCAGCCGGCCATCAGCGCCAGCACGCGCTCCAAGCTGGACTGGACCGCTCTGCTGCCGGCCGAGCGCAGGAAGGACTTCACGCCGGTTGTGAAGGAGACGGGATCGCCGGGGGTGATGGGGGAGGTGCCTGAGCTGGTGGACGTGAGGGCGGCACCGCTGCTGGCGGACCAGGGGGTTCTGGGTAGGACGCCCAAAGCGTACGTGATGACCTGTGAGTTTGACGTGCTGAGGGATGACGGGTTGATGTACGTCAGGCGGCTGCAGGACGCCGGCGTCACGGTGACCAGCGATCACTACGAGGACGGCTTTCACGGCTGCATGGTGTTCGCCTTCCTGCCGATGATGTCGAGCGTCGGACAGAGGAGCATGAACAACTACATCCACTGGCTGGACCAGAATCTGTAG
- the LOC121960903 gene encoding LOW QUALITY PROTEIN: calcium-binding protein P-like (The sequence of the model RefSeq protein was modified relative to this genomic sequence to represent the inferred CDS: deleted 1 base in 1 codon) — translation MGILISWLLLSLLVVGRHQADALSFGSAGKYGDNEFPVESYEPNSAGFGTEYGSSWSTGPFGDGLTSNAVKPQVESGYQPQQPPVAQPPQQPSVPSYPPQQQPSVPSYPPQQQPSVPSYPPQQQPSVPSYPPQQQPSVPSYPPQQQPSVPSYPPQQQPSVPSYPPQQQPSVPSYPPQQQPSVPSYPPQQQPSVPSYPPQQQPSVPSYPPQQQPSVPSYPPQQQPSVPSYPPQQQPSVPSYPPQRPRPQQPQQPKVPSYPPQQLRYMPKQPRPQQPKVPSYPPQQPRPQQHGYKKHPTSRGVAPQTDSNRFSLGYQSERVNQHESNPDQPWAGYSNTRSPSKTAFN, via the exons ATGGGGATTCTCATAAG CTGGCTGCTTTTGTCCTTGCTAGTTGTTGGAAGACATCAAGCCGATG CTTTGAGTTTTGGATCTGCTGGAAAGTATGGAGACAACGAGTTCCCTGTTGAAAGCTATGAGCCAAATTCAGCTGGCTTTGGCACCGAATATGGATCTTCATGGAGCACGGGGCCGTTTGGTGATGGTTTGACCTCAAATGCAGTTAAG CCGCAGGTAGAGTCTGGATATCAACCCCAGCAGCCCCCGGTTGCCCAGCCACCGCAGCAGCCCAGCGTGCCTAGCTACCCGCCCCAGCAGCAGCCCAGCGTGCCTAGCTACCCGCCCCAGCAGCAGCCCAGCGTGCCTAGCTACCCGCCCCAGCAGCAGCCCAGCGTGCCTAGCTACCCGCCCCAGCAGCAGCCCAGCGTGCCTAGCTACCCGCCCCAGCAGCAGCCCAGCGTGCCTAGCTACCCGCCCCAGCAGCAGCCCAGCGTGCCTAGCTACCCGCCCCAGCAGCAGCCCAGCGTGCCTAGCTACCCGCCCCAGCAGCAGCCCAGCGTGCCTAGCTACCCGCCCCAGCAGCAGCCCAGCGTGCCTAGCTACCCGCCCCAGCAGCAGCCCAGCGTGCCTAGCTACCCGCCCCAGCAGCAGCCCAGCGTGCCTAGCTAC CCGCCCCAGCAGCAGCCCAGCGTGCCTAGCTACCCGCCCCAGCAGCAGCCCAGCGTGCCCAGCTACCCGCCCCAGCGGCCTCGGCCCCAGCAGCCCCAGCAGCCCAAG GTGCCCAGCTACCCGCCCCAGCAGCTGCGCTACATGCCCAAGCAGCCTCGGCCCCAGCAGCCCAAGGTGCCCAGCTACCCGCCCCAGCAGCCTCGGCCCCAGCAGCATGGCTACAAAAAGCATCCAACTTCTCGAGGAGTTGCTCCTCAAACGGATTCAAACAG gTTCAGCCTTGGGTATCAGTCTGAACGTGTCAATCAACATGAGTCAAATCCAGACCAGCCATGGGCAGG gtaCAGCAACACCAGGAGTCCCTCAAAGACTGCTTTCAACTGA
- the emc9 gene encoding ER membrane protein complex subunit 9 has product MGEVELSCRAYVKMYLHACLFPRCSINGLLLSSSSAGGAVCVTDCVPLLHSHLPLAPITQLALTQVDVWCSQTQQRIVGYYQANACVSDSSPTPCALKIADKISEQFDNAVLLMLDGSKMSPDYRVPPIVMYERKDSRWTLKDKHTIMLRQWEETRAIASQMLESGDQALLVDFDSHLDDITKDWTNQKLNTKIAELASPANGNI; this is encoded by the exons ATGGGCGAGGTGGAGCTGTCCTGTCGGGCTTATGTGAAGATGTACCTGCACGCCTGTCTCTTTCCGCGCTGCAGCATCAACGGGCTGCTGCTGTCGTCCAGCTCTGCAGGCGGTGCTGTGTGTGTCACAGACTGCGTCCCCCTGCTGCACTCCCACCTGCCCCTGGCTCCCATCACTCAGCTGGCGCTCACACAG GTGGACGTGTGGTGCTCGCAGACGCAGCAGAGGATAGTGGGATATTATCAAGCTAACGCCTGCGTATCAGATAGCAG CCCGACACCGTGTGCACTGAAGATAGCTGATAAGATTTCGGAGCAGTTTGACAATGCAGTTTTGTTAATG CTCGACGGCAGTAAAATGTCTCCAGACTACCGGGTTCCTCCCATCGTGATGTACGAGCGTAAAGACTCAAGATGGACactcaaagacaaacacac gatAATGCTGCGACAGTGGGAGGAGACTCGGGCGATAGCCAGTCAGATGCTGGAGTCGGGAGATCAAGCGCTATTGGTGGATTTTGACAGCCACTTGGACGACATCACAAAGGACTGGACCAATCAGAAACTGAACACCAAGATAGCCGAACTCGCCTCGCCGGCCAACGGGAACATCTAG